One genomic window of Fusarium fujikuroi IMI 58289 draft genome, chromosome FFUJ_chr01 includes the following:
- a CDS encoding related to PTA1-pre-tRNA processing protein / PF I subunit, with translation MAANLSVSDQIRQLDDARKLVLGDVKYYPSVVKGILPIIGPSAALELRRWGAEFLAEAFSTPALPNGEKETMQPYVLPTLESMLENEREDPQVLRSVIQCVASIYPLAMRWIINNGYDTITWERMVAVKQKVLRIWDNASPTVRICCIKFAQRVVLAQTAATGSELRYGGTLDVSLDKVPPNHQSLDPRNLEAEASGLLDRMLATLQESSDALLVDATLNCMSILVRTRPGTSNRIINALVNFNPLKLANSPLTPKTRVMIRSMEKTTRMLLIHLMKRDPNNPMAHRIQQHVERMMQIMAEFFDDSGRKRPLEPAPQDANDPKRQRLSPAQIQIPPLGPGPHSLADVFTLIDNTALKNFDISLVPAPLVARIAVTTLSRLDPQVLSKAVDGIRGRLDTLANAPAPELNPNTAPLGVDEDDDDYEPDFYQAEDTEQILNKLDSSPMHDAPVLDDGLALKSFHLHQPSALTPETALTAGNGTVTRVIEMMKSLEDPAKKSKAGFSRLAASSGNRDSWMTILARLATRSVAGLEETSIKEEGGSSAPQSLSNNIRDVLYSYVMEDFRKHIDVAVSWLCEEWYNDKLQQKKGGDRPLYYEKCCMRLIDGFLPYLHPQDKVLTRFLSEIPELNKNLLSRVKHMCRDPSVVQLALTSLLYLVMMRPPVKEIALDTVQDIWTEFEESRPMAGKYLTKYRPTFMESARNAAGDTGQSASPAIAA, from the exons ATGGCAGCGAATCTTTCAGTGTCGGACCAGATCCGGCAGCTTGATGATGCACGAAAGTTGGTTTTGGGAGATGTCAAATATTATCCCAGTGTTGTCAAGGGAATACTACCCATCATCGGACCAAGTGCAGCGCTCGAGCTGCGAAGATGGGGCGCCGAATTTCTAGCTGAAGCTTTTTCGACGCCTGCTCTACCAAATGGAGAAAAGGAGACAATGCAACCTTATGTTTTACCAACATTGGAGTCTATGCTCGAGAACGAGCGTGAAGACCCTCAAGTTCTGCGAAGTGTGATCCAATGCGTTGCCAGTATCTATCCCTTGGCGATGAGGTGGAT CATCAACAACGGATACGACACAATCACTTGGGAACGAATGGTAGCCGTAAAACAAAAGGTTCTAAGGATATGGGACAATGCTAGCCCTACCGTGAGGATTTGTTGCATCAAGTTCGCGCAGCGTGTAGTTCTGGCACAGACAGCAGCGACGGGTTCTGAGCTACGA TATGGCGGTACTCTAGATGTCTCGCTGGATAAAGTCCCCCCAAATCACCAGTCACTTGATCCTCGGAACTTAGAGGCTGAAGCGTCCGGACTACTGGATAGAATGTTGGCAACTCTACAGGAGAGCAG CGATGCTCTGCTCGTAGACGCAACGTTGAACTGCATGTCAATCCTCGTGAGGACACGACCAGGAACCTCGAACAGGATCATCAATGCTCTTGTCAACTTTAATCCCCTCAAGCTCGCCAACTCTCCTCTAACCCCCAAGACCCGCGTCATGATTAGATCCATGGAAAAAACAACTCGAATGCTACTTATCCATCTTATGAAGCGAGATCCCAACAATCCAATGGCTCACAGGATACAGCAGCACGTAGAACGCATGATGCAGATTATGGCAGAATTTTTTGACGATTCTGGACGAAAACGTCCCCTCGAGCCAGCACCACAAGATGCCAATGATCCCAAACGACAGCGATTATCCCCAGCACAAATTCAAATACCACCGTTGGGCCCCGGCCCCCACAGCCTAGCCGACGTTTTCACACTCATCGACAATACTGCTCTCAAGAATTTCGATATCTCGCTAGTTCCCGCTCCTTTGGTCGCAAGGATCGCCGTTACCACGCTGTCGAGACTTGACCCCCAGGTATTATCTAAAGCTGTCGATGGTATTCGCGGCCGTCTCGACACCCTGGCCAATGCTCCAGCTCCTGAGTTAAATCCCAATACCGCCCCGTTGGGCGtagacgaagacgatgatgactaTGAGCCTGATTTTTACCAGGCCGAGGATACAGAACAGATTCTCAACAAGCTAGATAGCTCACCCATGCATGATGCACCGGTATTGGACGATGGCCTTGCACTGAAATCATTCCACCTTCATCAGCCTAGTGCTCTAACCCCAGAAACGGCACTGACAGCAGGCAATGGAACAGTCACCCGGGTgattgagatgatgaagtcgtTAGAAGACCcggccaagaagagcaaagcTGGCTTCAGCAGACTAGCAGCTAGTTCTGGTAATCGGGATTCTTGGATGACAATACTGGCACGACTAGCAACGCGCTCTGTGGCCGGTCTCGAGGAAACCTCTATCAAAGAGGAGGGTGGCTCATCAGCACCCCAGTCTCTCAGCAACAATATTCGCGACGTTTTATATTCCTATGTGATGGAGGACTTCCGAAAGCATATTGATGTGGCGGTCTCATGGCTCTGTGAAGAGTGGTACAACGACAAACTACAACAGAAAAAGGGCGGCGACCGACCCTTGTACTACGAAAAGTGTTGCATGCGTTTGATTGATGGCTTTTTGCCATATCTACACCCTCAAGACAAAGTGTTGACGCGATTCTTGAGTGAAATACCCGAGCTAAACAAGAACCTCCTGTCGCGCGTAAAGCACATGTGTCGCGACCCCAGCGTCGTTCAGCTGGCTTTGACAAGCCTTCTATACTTGGTCATGATGCGGCCACCTGTCAAAGAGATTGCACTGGACACGGTGCAAGATATCTGGACCGAAT TTGAAGAATCAAGACCTATGGCAGGCAAGTATTTGACCAAATATCGGCCAACTTTCATGGAGTCTGCACGAAATGCTGCTGGTGATACTGGACAGTCTGCATCGCCTGCTATTGCGGCTTGA